The genome window TTACGGAGATACTGTTTGTGGGTTTTATTTAAAAAATGATGTAAAAGAGAATGTAAAATATATTTTAGGGGTACTTAACTCAAAGTTTTTAGAATGGTTTTATAAGCGAACCACAGTGCCGAAAGCAAATGATTATTTTATTTATAAAACGATGTTTCTTAAAAATATCCCAATAAGAAAAATTGACTTTGAAGAAAAAATAGAAAAAGGGTTGCATGACAATATTGTTTCGTTAGTAGATATTATGCTTGATCTAAATACAAAGATTCAAACAGCTCAAGGCAGTAAAAAAGAACAAATCCAGCAGCAGATATCCCAAACCGATCGCGAAATTGACGAGATAGTCTATAAACTCTACGGCTTAACCAAAGAAGAAATAAAAATCATAGAAGACGATTCAAAATGAGGAACATAAAATGTGTGATAAAAGGGAATTTATAAATAATTTAAATGAAACAGGTAAATCTGTGGGTTCAGTAATTCGAGAAAAATTGCCAAAAATATTGAAATTTATTCAAAAACTATCTGAATACAATAAAAATAATTGTTACGAAGAAATTACTCTAAATACATGGGAAGATGTTGAGAATAAAATTATAGAAATCAAATCTGACCATAATCAAAACCATGGCGTAATATTTAGAGGACAATCTGATAGTAGATGGAATCTGGAAAGTTCCTTGGAGAGGTTTGGAATAAAAAATTGTTCGATAAATAAATACAGTGAATTTATTAATAGTTTTTATGAAAAAATATATAAAGAACCTTTATGTGTGCAGTGTCCGAAAAAACTAGATTTTATTGATCATCAAAAACTTATCGAAGCAGGCGACATTCCTTTAAACGATTATATGGTCTATTTAAGACATTACGGTTTTCCATCTCCTTTACTGGATTGGAGTGAAGATAAGGATGTTGCAGCTTTTTTTGCATTTGCGACACCTGAACGTGAAGGAGTTAAATATTCGTCAATATTCGTTTATTATCATTTTAGTGCTCAGCTTGTGGGTGATTCTCAACCAGACTTTGTTTTAAAATCATCAAAAAATAGATTGATAGAACGAGATAAAATACAAAAAACATGTTTTACAGTTGCCTATAAAAATAATCGTAATTTAAAGACAGCAGAGTATGTCCCATTTATGGATATATTAAATAAAGAAACTGAAAGTCAAGACCATGGCAGTTATAAAATTATGAATAAACCAAAAATTGTCAAGATAAAGATACCGAGAACTGAAAAATATAAAATTC of Candidatus Liberimonas magnetica contains these proteins:
- a CDS encoding FRG domain-containing protein — encoded protein: MCDKREFINNLNETGKSVGSVIREKLPKILKFIQKLSEYNKNNCYEEITLNTWEDVENKIIEIKSDHNQNHGVIFRGQSDSRWNLESSLERFGIKNCSINKYSEFINSFYEKIYKEPLCVQCPKKLDFIDHQKLIEAGDIPLNDYMVYLRHYGFPSPLLDWSEDKDVAAFFAFATPEREGVKYSSIFVYYHFSAQLVGDSQPDFVLKSSKNRLIERDKIQKTCFTVAYKNNRNLKTAEYVPFMDILNKETESQDHGSYKIMNKPKIVKIKIPRTEKYKILTIVNKRNINYYSLFKSEEAFLMNMWYKNRQSDSIL